From the Rhodococcus sp. NBC_00297 genome, one window contains:
- the rpoZ gene encoding DNA-directed RNA polymerase subunit omega: MSSPLANVSDSFSRIDVATYDTPLGITNPPIDELLDRTSSKYALVIYAAKRARQINDYYNQLGDGILEYVGPLVEPGLQEKPLSIAMREIHADLLEHVEGE, from the coding sequence GTGAGTAGTCCCTTGGCGAACGTGTCCGATTCCTTCTCCCGTATCGACGTGGCGACGTACGACACCCCGCTGGGCATCACCAACCCGCCCATCGACGAGCTGCTGGACCGGACGTCGTCGAAGTACGCGCTGGTCATCTACGCCGCCAAGCGCGCGCGTCAGATCAACGACTACTACAACCAGCTCGGTGACGGCATCCTCGAGTACGTCGGCCCCCTCGTCGAACCGGGTCTGCAGGAGAAGCCGCTGTCCATCGCCATGCGCGAGATCCACGCCGACCTTCTCGAGCACGTCGAAGGCGAGTGA
- the coaBC gene encoding bifunctional phosphopantothenoylcysteine decarboxylase/phosphopantothenate--cysteine ligase CoaBC translates to MSSLSPSDTTTRRHVVVGVGGGIAAYKACGLIRHFTEAGDDVRVVPTESALQFVGRATFEALSGNPVHTGVFADVPEVPHVRLGQNADLVVVAPATADLLSRAAAGRADDLLTATLLTARCPIVFAPAMHTEMWDHPATVENVATLRRRGVTVIEPASGRLTGKDTGAGRLPEPDEIAGIAELLLERPDALPRDLEGRRVVVSAGGTREPLDPVRFLGNRSSGKQGYALARVAAQRGADVLLISGYTSDLSAPAGVRVETVRTAEDMRTAVTAAAVGADAVIMAAAVADFRPTTLATSKIKKGADEPDTIPLTRNADILAGLVAARDAGDLAADAAIVGFAAETGDQHGDVLTHARAKLARKKCDLLVVNAVGEGKAFEMDDNDGWILSADGTELALEHGSKALMSSRVIDALVPLLRVRQPSPTSQECTSADDSR, encoded by the coding sequence GTGAGTTCCCTGTCTCCTTCGGACACGACGACACGGCGTCACGTCGTGGTCGGTGTCGGGGGAGGGATCGCCGCGTACAAGGCGTGCGGGCTGATCCGCCACTTCACCGAGGCGGGTGACGACGTCCGCGTCGTCCCCACCGAGTCGGCGCTGCAGTTCGTCGGCCGGGCGACCTTCGAGGCGTTGTCGGGCAACCCGGTGCACACCGGAGTGTTCGCCGACGTGCCGGAGGTACCGCACGTCCGCCTCGGCCAGAACGCCGATCTCGTCGTCGTCGCCCCGGCCACGGCCGACCTGCTGTCGCGGGCCGCTGCCGGACGCGCCGACGACCTGTTGACGGCGACGTTGCTCACCGCGCGGTGCCCGATCGTGTTCGCGCCGGCCATGCACACCGAGATGTGGGACCACCCCGCGACCGTCGAGAACGTCGCGACGTTGCGCCGGCGCGGTGTCACGGTGATCGAGCCGGCCTCGGGTCGGCTCACCGGCAAGGACACCGGAGCGGGCCGTCTGCCCGAGCCGGACGAGATCGCCGGCATCGCCGAGCTGCTGCTCGAGCGACCCGATGCGCTGCCTCGTGACCTCGAGGGGCGGCGCGTCGTCGTCTCCGCCGGCGGCACGCGCGAGCCGTTGGACCCGGTGCGGTTCCTCGGCAACCGCAGCTCCGGCAAGCAGGGTTACGCGCTCGCGCGGGTCGCCGCCCAGCGCGGTGCCGACGTGCTGCTGATCTCCGGCTACACCAGCGACCTGTCCGCTCCTGCCGGTGTCCGCGTCGAGACGGTCCGCACCGCCGAGGACATGCGCACCGCGGTCACGGCCGCCGCCGTCGGTGCCGACGCCGTGATCATGGCCGCGGCCGTCGCCGATTTCCGGCCGACGACGCTCGCCACCAGCAAGATCAAGAAGGGTGCCGACGAGCCGGACACCATCCCGCTCACGCGCAACGCCGACATCCTGGCCGGCCTCGTCGCGGCACGCGATGCCGGCGACCTGGCCGCCGACGCCGCGATCGTCGGCTTCGCGGCCGAGACCGGCGACCAGCACGGCGACGTGCTGACGCACGCCCGCGCCAAGCTGGCACGCAAGAAGTGCGACCTCCTGGTTGTGAATGCGGTCGGTGAGGGTAAAGCATTCGAGATGGACGACAACGACGGCTGGATCCTGTCCGCGGACGGGACCGAGCTGGCGCTCGAACACGGATCGAAGGCGCTCATGTCGTCTCGTGTGATCGATGCGTTGGTGCCCCTGTTGCGCGTGCGTCAACCGTCACCGACGTCGCAGGAGTGTACGAGCGCCGACGACTCGCGGTGA
- the mihF gene encoding integration host factor, actinobacterial type — MALPQLTDEQRAAALEKAAQARRVRAELKERLKRGGTDLKQVLKDAEEDEILGKMKVSALLEALPKVGKVKAQEIMTELEIAPTRRLRGLGDRQRKALLARFDFEA; from the coding sequence GTGGCCCTTCCCCAGTTGACCGATGAGCAGCGCGCTGCTGCCTTGGAGAAGGCGGCACAAGCTCGTCGTGTCCGGGCTGAGCTCAAGGAACGCCTCAAGCGCGGCGGAACCGACCTCAAGCAGGTCCTCAAGGACGCCGAAGAGGACGAAATCCTCGGCAAGATGAAGGTGTCCGCACTGCTCGAGGCTCTGCCCAAGGTCGGCAAGGTCAAGGCTCAGGAGATCATGACCGAGCTGGAGATCGCACCCACCCGCCGCCTGCGCGGACTGGGCGATCGTCAGCGCAAGGCGCTTCTCGCCAGGTTCGACTTCGAGGCCTGA
- the gmk gene encoding guanylate kinase has translation MVLAGPSAVGKSSVVAKVRQQLPDLYFSVSATTRDPRPGEVHGQDYRFVDAAEFDRMIEAGDLLEWAEIHRGLHRSGTPAEPVRRALAAGEPVLLEVDLQGARAVRAAAPEALLVFLAPPSWDVLVGRLTGRGTEPQDVIERRLETAREELAASDEFDTVIVNDDVDRACAELVSLLVGGVPNGEFGTA, from the coding sequence GTGGTACTGGCCGGCCCTTCCGCCGTCGGTAAGTCCAGTGTGGTCGCGAAGGTGCGTCAGCAGCTTCCCGATCTGTACTTCAGCGTGTCGGCGACGACGCGCGATCCCCGCCCCGGCGAGGTGCACGGACAGGACTACCGGTTCGTGGACGCCGCGGAGTTCGATCGCATGATCGAGGCCGGTGATCTCCTCGAATGGGCGGAGATCCACCGCGGCCTGCACCGCAGCGGTACGCCCGCCGAGCCCGTGCGTCGCGCGCTCGCCGCCGGTGAGCCGGTTCTCCTCGAGGTGGATCTACAGGGTGCGCGCGCGGTCCGTGCCGCCGCCCCGGAGGCTCTGCTCGTGTTTCTCGCGCCGCCCTCCTGGGACGTGCTGGTGGGTCGGCTCACCGGCCGCGGCACCGAACCGCAGGACGTCATCGAGCGTCGGCTCGAGACCGCGCGCGAGGAGCTGGCGGCCTCCGACGAGTTCGACACGGTCATCGTGAACGACGATGTCGACCGAGCGTGCGCGGAGTTGGTATCCTTATTGGTCGGTGGCGTCCCGAACGGTGAGTTCGGGACCGCGTGA